One part of the Strigops habroptila isolate Jane chromosome 23, bStrHab1.2.pri, whole genome shotgun sequence genome encodes these proteins:
- the NR4A1 gene encoding nuclear receptor subfamily 4 group A member 1, with translation MPCIQAQYGTAGTGPCERCPAELLSPDGGRFPMEVAGADLAAAPALPSFSTFMEGYAGEFDAFLYQLPAGSQPTASFKLEDFQVYGCYPSAFGGQQDETLSSSGSDCYGSPCSVPSPATPGFQPPQAPGWEGSFGAFSPLPNYEGAQPWAEPAKGGTSQPPFFTFSPPAPSPGGSPGTLKGQPGPSARLDPRLLDTDAFTPGQGSPRGFPGLPLAPTSQLLEGPALAPTKTRSPGAGDGRCAVCGDNASCQHYGVRTCEGCKGFFKRTVQKNAKYICLANKDCPVDKRRRNRCQFCRFQKCLAVGMVKEVVRTDSLKGRRGRLPSKPKQPPDTSPVSLITSLVRAHIDSIPSATKLDYSKFQESVPCQFEKEDSVDVQQFYDLLTGSMDVIRKWAEKIQGFTELPKEDQDLLLESAFLELFILRLAYRSKPEEGKLIFCNGVVLHRLQCVRGFGEWIDAILEFSQSLHRMSVDVPSFSCLAALVIITDRHGLKEPKRVEELQNRIVGCLKEHVAAAGPEPARPGCLSKLLGKLPELRSLCTQGLQRIFYLKLEDLVPPPPIVDKIFMDTLPF, from the exons ATGCCCTGCATCCAGGCGCAGTACGGCACAGCGGGCACCGGCCCCTGCGAGCGCTGCCCGGCCGAGCTGCTCAGCCCCGACGGCGGCCGATTCCCTATGGAAGTGGCCGGAGCCGACCTGGCGGccgccccagccctgcccagcttCAGCACCTTCATGGAGGGCTACGCCGGCGAGTTCGATGCCTTCCTCTACCAGCTGCCGGCCGGCAGCCAGCCCACCGCTTCCTTCAAGCTGGAGGACTTCCAGGTTTACGGCTGCTACCCCAGCGCCTTTGGCGGGCAGCAGGATGAGACCCTCTCCTCCAGCGGCTCGGACTGTTACGGCAGCCCCTGCTCCGTCCCCTCGCCCGCCACGCCGGGCTTCCAACCGCCCCAGGCTCCGGGCTGGGAGGGCTCCTTCGGGGCGTTCTCGCCCCTGCCGAACTACGAGGGTGCGCAGCCCTGGGCTGAGCCGGCCAAGGGCGGGACGTCACAGCCCCCCTTCTTCACCTtcagccccccagcacccagccccgGGGGGTCCCCCGGGACCCTAAAGGGCCAACCGGGCCCCTCGGCCCGCCTCGACCCGCGGCTGCTGGACACAGACGCCTTCACCCCGGGCCAGGGCTCCCCCAGGGGCTTCCCCGGGCTGCCCCTGGCCCCCACCTCGCAGCTGTTGGAGGGGCCGGCGCTGGCCCCCACCAAGACACGGAGCCCCGGTGCGGGCGACGGCCGCTGCGCCGTGTGCGGAGACAACGCTTCGTGCCAGCACTACGGCGTGCGGACCTGCGAGGGCTGCAAGGGCTTCTTCAAG CGCACGGTGCAGAAGAACGCCAAGTACATCTGCCTGGCCAACAAGGACTGTCCCGTGGACAAGCGGCGGAGGAACCGCTGCCAGTTCTGCCGCTTCCAGAAGTGCCTGGCCGTCGGAATGGTCAAAGAAG TGGTCCGGACCGACAGCCTGaaggggcggcggggccggctgCCCTCCAAGCCCAAGCAGCCACCAGACACGTCCCCCGTGAGCCTCATCACCTCCCTGGTGCGGGCACACATCGACTCCATCCCCAGCGCCACCAAGCTCGACTACTCCAAG TTCCAGGAGTCGGTGCCGTGCCAGTTCGAGAAGGAGGACTCGGTGGACGTGCAGCAGTTCTATGACCTGCTCACCGGCTCCATGGATGTCATCCGCAAGTGGGCTGAGAAGATCCAGGGTTTCACCGAGCTGCCCAAGGAGGACCAGGACCTGCTGCTGGAATCAGCCTTCCTCGAGCTCTTCATCCTGCGCCTGGCATACCG CTCCAAGCCAGAGGAAGGGAAACTCATCTTCTGCAACGGGGTGGTGCTGCACCGCCTGCAGTGCGTGCGGGGCTTTGGCGAGTGGATCGACGCCATCCTCGAGTTCTCCCAGAGCCTGCACCGCATGAGCGTCGACgtcccctccttctcctgcctcGCTGCCCTCGTCATCATCACAG ACCGCCACGGGCTGAAGGAGCCCAAGCGtgtggaggagctgcagaaCCGCATCGTGGGCTGCCTGAAGGAGCACGTAGCGGCAGCGGGGCCGGAGCCCGCCCGTCCCGGCTGCCTCTCCAAGCTGCTGGGCAAGCTGCCGGAGCTGCGCAGCCTCTGCACGCAGGGGCTGCAGCGCATCTTCTACCTGAAGCTGGAGGACCTGGTGCCACCACCGCCCATCGTCGACAAGATCTTCATGGACACGCTGCCCTTCTGA
- the ATG101 gene encoding autophagy-related protein 101 has translation MVGPGRTRCCGPRRASPAMNCRAEVLEVSVEGRQVEEAMLAVLHTVLLHRSTGKFHYKKEGTYSIGTVGTQDVDCDFIDFAYVRVSSEELDRALRKAVGEFKDALRNSGSDGMGQISLEFYQKKKSRWPFSDECIPWELWTIKVNVVNLANEQERQICREKVGEKLCEKIINIVEVMNRHEYLPKMPTQSEVDNVFDTSLKDVQPYLYKISYQITDSLGTSVTTTMRRLIKDTLAL, from the exons ATGGTCGGGCCCGGGCG GACCCGCTGCTGTGGCCCCCGCCGAGCCTCCCCCGCCATGAACTGCCGCGCCGAGGTGCTGGAGGTGTCGGTGGAGGGCCGGCAGGTGGAGGAGGCGATGCTGGCCGTGCTGCACACCGTCCTGCTGCACCGCAGCACCGGCAAGTTCCACTACAAGAAGGAAGGCACCTACTCCATCGGCACCGTGGGCACGCAGGACGTGGACTGCGACTTCATCGACTTTGCCTACGTCCGGGTCTCCTCCGAGGAGCTGGACCGGGCCCTGCGCAAGGCTGTGGGGGAGTTCAAG GATGCGCTGCGCAACTCGGGCAGCGATGGGATGGGGCAGATTTCCCTGGAGTTCTACCAGAAGAAGAAGTCGCGGTGGCCCTTCTCGGACGAGTGCATCCCCTGGGAGCTGTGGACCATCAAGGTGAACGTGGTGAACCTGGCCAACGAGCAGGAGCGGCAGATCTGCCGCGAGAAGGTGGGCGAGAAGCTCTGCGAGAAGATCATCAACATTGTGGAGGTGATGAACCGCCACGAGTACCTGCCCAAGATGCCCACCCAGTCGGAGGTGGACAACGTCTTTGACACCAGCCTGAAGGACGTGCAGCCCTACCTCTACAAGATCTCCTACCAGATCACGGACTCCCTGGGCACCTCGGTCACCACCACCATGCGCCGCCTCATCAAGGACACTCTGGCTCTGTAG
- the TAMALIN gene encoding general receptor for phosphoinositides 1-associated scaffold protein — protein sequence MRRRRPRSSPAPPTCTERWRPPAAPCPGCARRVVTLEKKAEETFGFEIQTYGLHHQDRNSVEMFTFVCRVHGGSPAEAAGLKAGDTITGVNGLNVEGVRHRDIVEIIKSSGNVLRLDTLYGTSIRRAELEARLQYLKQTLYEKWGEYRSLMVQEQRLVRGVVAKDPSIYDTLESIRWCLQGEGGLPGGSPRASGSDDSLYQTCLFASADSLDRDKDGDRDGDKDGDKDRGTAGPAPPPPRPRPALARSASLKCGGGPGARLWGRAGDPGEGAAAAPRKGRHSSFRRRLLKFIPGLNRALEEEESHL from the exons atgcggcggcggcggccccggaGCTCCCCGGCCCCGCCGACGTGTACCGAGCGCTGGCGGCCGCCGGCGGCACCCTGCCCCGGGTGCGCAAG GAGGGTGGTGACGCTGGAGAAGAAGGCAGAAGAGACCTTCGGCTTTGAGATCCAG ACCTATGGGCTGCACCACCAGGACAGGAACAGTGTGGAGATGTTCACCTTCGTGTGCCGGGTGCACGGCGGGAGCCCGGCCGAGGCTGCAGGGCTCAAGGCTG GGGACACGATCACGGGGGTGAACGGGCTCAACGTGGAGGGTGTCCGGCACCGGGACATCGTGGAGATCATCAAGAGCTCGGGCAACGTGCTCCG GCTCGATACGCTCTATGGGACGTCCATTCGGAGGGCTGAGCTGGAGGCCCGGCTGCAGTACCTGAAG CAAACGCTCTATGAGAAGTGGGGCGAGTACCGCTCGCTGATGGTGCAGGAGCAGCGGCTGGTGCGGG GCGTGGTGGCCAAGGACCCCAGCATCTATGACACGCTGGAGTCGATCCGCTGGTGCCTGCAGGGTGAGGGGGGGCTCCCCGGAGGCTCCCCCCGCGCCAGCGGCAGCGATGACTCCCTGTACCAGACCTGCCTCTTCGCCTCCGCCGACTCGCTGGACCGGGACAAGGACGGGGACAGGGACGGGGACAAGGATGGGGACAAGGACAGAGGCACCGCCGGGCCCGCGCCCCCACCACCACGACCCCGGCCAGCCCTGGCCCGCAGCGCCAGCCTCAAGTGCGGGGGGGGCCCGGGGGCGCGGTTATGGGGCCGGGCCGGGGACCCCGGGGAGGGGGCGGCCGCTGCCCCCCGCAAGGGCCGACACAGCAGCTTCCGCCGGCGGCTGCTCAAGTTCATCCCGGGGCTGAACCGGgcgctggaggaggaggagagtcACCTCTAA
- the LOC116915293 gene encoding collagen alpha-1(I) chain-like: MGVPGGVTSNGGTERSITSNGGTRRSHFYREYRGPPRAYLFIYCKGLRAPLGGPLKELGVSPKGPGLAPPQAIVGPSTTGQTWGHPRPGTRSHRSSQEPVPSSLGDMGGTLRVPPPARGSGGSCPRQLLYQYRHVLQRCVAVTGGGTEPGGGNVSPGSPRCPFAGVTGVTEEPFVSPRPVPRATSRRCGALARPFLIPLPPAAGGKLVPAEPFRPGRARGSPHTPPRCPQIPPPAAAASTHGRKGVALHKDPMGAPSPLLQALCLSFPSGLCPPLAGTSCFGGPPALSSCAPQLGPGGCGHGSAPPNPSGASGGFEDQNPGACNRSVLGHLWSGSRGRVHSLPGSGHPVPVTAVTGPPPPAAAAPHGAVFSLACAGRWRDTAVTRGPGGAEQCRGLRLRLRDLSYRARGERELRSAPRCAPDGSGTPIGSGPSGLTLSQGLLPIPPGWHRLQPRPEPRYRPRGAETPGRSRSSPRVPHGGGPGDTAGSRGRHRPGVTSRGRLAWGGRCTGAGNGRREEAPVPTRGPGTPGIPGTLCTLGPLRCGLPHRGVGSREAGQGPDTRGPGSSSPRPAPRCGLPDAPGMGGCAKRTPTEQAAITEDTATPAPRSLRSPVGVLPLRGGTVGVALTGVAPTGLTTRGGRTGTADRVPPKPPVRPRERVSVGTAVVPLGAGGIPERYRRVPGGQRGPPRPPLALPPALPGPAWAELIFPARGLCSRRWAPASSSRSFHRPGQGSPRGDRRERRGCVNGTPRASRPRPRRNRPPPAPPCVTGPRAAPRVTEHLRESSGGAGSRRSPRRRSGSGAGPERGRSAGTPVRAAPRGGTGREKGSGAPVTSQGAGSGVPVTSGGTVSGVPVAPGGAGSGVSVAPGESGREFQCYRGELDRASRWHRGEPDRESRRHRSLRAVGVLQSAWCRASRWHRGTRVLPVQRTDESRRVPVPLERVKGTGRRAPCGAAPRGHRGEPGGGRRTGGGRQSEGSQSEGPADPGPGSPEQSGQGAGAGRSVRAAPGH; this comes from the exons ATGGGGGTACCGGGAGGAGTCACCTCTAACGGGGGTACCGAGAGGAGCATCACCTCTAACGGGGGTACCAGGAGGAGTCACTTCTACCGGGAGTACCGCGGCCCCCCCCGggcctatttatttatttattgcaagGGGCTACGAGCCCCCCTTGGGGGGCCACTGAAGGAGCTCGGGGTCAGCCCCAAGGGTCCTGGCTTGGCCCCCCCTCAAGCCATAGTGGGTCCCAGCACCACAGGACAGACGTGGGGCCACCCCCGGCCCGGCACACGAAGCCACCGCTCGTCTCAGGAACCGGTGCCATCCTCactgggggacatgggggggaccctgcgtgtcccccccccagctcGAGGCTCAGGGGGGTCCTGCCCCCGGCAGCTTTTGTACCAATACAGACACGTTTTGCAGCGGTGTGTGGCTGTGACTGGAGGGGGGACAGAGCCCGGGGGGGGGAACGTGTCCCCCGGCTCCCCGCGATGCCCCTTTGCCGGTGTGACCGGTGTCACCGAGGAGCCCTTCGTGTCCCCCCGGCCGGTGCCCCGGGCCACGTCCCGGCGCTGCGGGGCCCTGGCCAGGCCCTTCCTGATCCCGCTTCCTCCGGCAGCCGGCGGGAAGCTGGTCCCAGCCGAGCCCTTCCGCCCGGGACGGGCACGGGGGTCCCCGCACACCCCGCCCCGGTGTCCACAGATACCCCCCCCGGCTGCTGCAGCGAGCACCCATGGGCGCAAGGGAGTGGCCTTGCACAAGGACCCTATGGGAGCCCCCAGCcctctgctccaggctctgtgcctcagtttcccctctggCTTGTGCCCTCCCCTGGCCGGGACATCGTGTTTTGGGGGACCCCCAGCTCTGAGCTCCTGCGCCCCACAACTGGGCCCAGGGGGGTGCGGCCATGGCTcagccccccccaaccccagcGGGGCTTCAGGAGGTTTTGAGGATCAGAACCCGGGTGCATGT AACCGCTCCGTGCTTGGACATTTATGGTCTGGCTCCCGAGGCCGCGTTCACTCTCTGCCAGGGTCCGGGCACCCCGTCCCCGTCACGGCCGTCacgggacccccccccccggcagcTGCCGCCCCACATGGGGCTGTTTTTAGCCTGGCCTGTGCTGGGCGCTGGCGGGACACCGCGGTCACGCGTGGCCCCGGTGGAGCCGAGCAGTGCCGGGGGCTGCGGCTGCGGCTGCGGGAT CTCTCCTACCGAGCGAGGGGTGAGAGGGAGCTGCGGTCGGCGCCGCGCTGCGCCCCCGATGGCTCCGGGACCCCCATCGGCTCCGGGCCCTCCGGTCTGACCCTGTCCCAGGGGCTCCTGCCCATACCCCCCGGCTGGCACCGGCTGCAGCCGCGGCCCGAGCCCCGGTACCGGCCGCGGGGTGCGGAGACCCCCGGTAGGTCCCGGTCGAGCCCGCGGGTTCCCCACGGGGGCGGCCCCGGTGATACCGCGGGATCCCGGGGACGTCATCGTCCAGGTGTGACGTCACGGGGCCGTCTCGCCTGGGGCGGGCGGTGCACGGGAGCCGGGAACGGGCGGCGGGAAGAGGCACCGGTACCTACTAGGGGTCCCGGTACCCCCGGCATCCCCGGTACCCTCTGTACCCTCGGGCCCCTCCGGTGCGGACTTCCTCACCGCGGGGTCGGGTCCCGTGAAGCCGGGCAGGGTCCCGACACCAGGGGTCCCGGCAGCTCCTCCCCCCGGCCCGCTCCCCGCTGTGGCCTCCCCGACGCCCCGGGGATGGGCGGGTGCGCGAAACGCACCCCCACAGAGCAGGCTGCGATTACCGAGGACACAGCGACACCGGCCCCAAGGTCGCTCCGTTCCCCTGTTGGGGTTCTGCCTCTGCGGGGGGGCACTGTAGGGGTGGCACTAACGGGGGTGGCACCAACGGGGCTGACAACCCGGGGGGGACGAACGGGAACGGCGGACCGGGTCCCCCCAAAACCCCCGGTTCGTCCCCGGGAGCGGGTATCGGTGGGTACCGCGGTGGTACCGCTGGGCGCAGGGGGGATACCAGAGCGGTACCGGAGGGTACCGGGAGGGCAGCGAGGTcctccccgcccgcccctcGCCCTCCCGccggccctgcccggccccgcaTGGGCTGAGCTCATCTTTCCAGCCCGCGGGCTGTGTTCCCGGCGCTGGGCGCCCGCCAGCAGCAGCCGCTCTTTCCATCGGCCTGGCCAAGGGTCTCCCCGAGGGGACCGG CGCGAGCGCCGCGGTTGCGTCAATGGAACCCCGCGTGCGTCACGGCCGCGCCCCCGCCGGaaccgccccccccccgcgccgccgtGCGTCACGGGCCCGCGCGCCGCCCCGCGCGTCACCGAGCACTTAAGAGAAAGTAGTGGCGGGGCCGGATCCCGGCGGAGCCCGCGGAGGAGGAGCGGGAGCGGAGCGGGACCGGAGCGCGGCCGCAGCGCCGGCACCCCGGTACGGGCGGCACCGCGCGGGGGAactgggagggaaaaggggTCGGGAGCTCCGGTGACATCGCAGGGAGCCGGATCGGGAGTCCCGGTGACATCGGGGGGAACTGTGTCGGGCGTCCCGGTGGCACCGGGAGGAGCCGGGTCCGGAGTTTCAGTGGCACCGGGGGAGTCGGGTCGGGAGTTCCAGTGCTACCGGGGAGAGCTGGATCGGGCGTCCCGGTGGCACCGGGGGGAGCCGGATCGGGAGTCCCGGCGGCACCGGAGCCTCAGGGCTGTGGGCGTTCTGCAAAGTGCATGGTGCCGGGCGTCCCGGTGGCACCGGGGAACTCGGGTCTTGCCTGTCCAAAGGACAGACGAGTCCCGGCGAGTCCCGGTACCACTGGAGAGGGTGAAAGGGACCGGGCGGCGTGCGCCGTGCGGGGCTGCCCCTCGGGGGCACCGGGGAGAGCCGGGTGGCGGGAGGCGCACAGGCGGGGGCCGGCAGAGCGAGGGGTCTCAGAGCGAGGGGCCGGCAGACCCCGGTCCCGGGAGCCCCGAGCAGAGCGGGCAAGGAGCCGGAGCGGGCAGGAGTGTGCGGGCAGCACCGGGACATTGA